Proteins from one Acidobacteriota bacterium genomic window:
- a CDS encoding ABC transporter permease — MTRRLLRRPAVTLAVILLLAAGAGTNVALFAILEAVILRPLPFPAAHQLVHVGAIARGEGFEFAEDYFSPGDFQAWGRLDSFQELTPIKDASKENVVYMTGTDQPMRLRSSLVLPDFFPLLGSQPVTGRTFSPAQAMTEVVVSHDIWSRAFSRSSQAVGQTVRLNGRPYTVAGVMPADFLFESRRDIQPQGTDVWLLQSPSALIATDRSYRLIGRLKDGVDIEQARQELDQVLSRISSPGMSRSASLISLHELATAHTRAYLWPLIAAGGFVFLIAAVNAVLLLMIRSLEREREWAIRTALGAGRGRVLRESLGESALLTLAAALLSIPVSWAVLGILKSVLPPFSSRIEWAAVGPGALLLGTLTVGLAVAPGSLVLAFKSWRRDMNSALRQGISGGRKSPRRLNHLVVAEVAIAAVLLVGAGLLLRSFIRLSQSDPGFESRQVLVADIYLPLGKYFREGGAAAAEFYQALVRRTEELNGVIVAGVTSSVPLRHRDYLRKRWRFRRVDNGFFEVLDIKLVRGRLFSPEDGPDAQKVALVNQQLARTEFQGSDPIGRIFDDDYIVIGIVEDVRHERLDLEPEAAAYFHHRQLPDERMSLLVRTRGDPMTYLSAVHQVVRSLDADQPVANPARLSDLLEESEAYGARRFFAGILGLFSALALLLAAAGLYTTLAVQAAARRREMGVRLALGATRTQILRLLLREAAVLTGIGTVIGLVLSWLLAQPFVAWLYRVPAQDPLTMAAVTLLLLTVGLTVSFLPAFRSSRISPAKVLRCC, encoded by the coding sequence TTGACCAGACGTCTCTTGCGAAGGCCCGCCGTTACCCTGGCGGTGATCTTACTGCTGGCGGCGGGAGCGGGCACAAATGTCGCTCTCTTCGCGATTCTGGAGGCAGTAATCCTGCGGCCCCTTCCCTTTCCGGCCGCCCACCAATTGGTCCACGTGGGGGCCATTGCCCGTGGTGAGGGCTTCGAGTTCGCCGAGGACTATTTCTCTCCTGGCGACTTCCAGGCTTGGGGGCGGCTCGACAGCTTTCAGGAGCTCACCCCCATCAAGGACGCGTCCAAAGAAAACGTCGTCTACATGACTGGCACCGACCAGCCCATGCGGCTGCGGTCATCCCTGGTCTTGCCGGACTTCTTTCCTCTTCTCGGCAGCCAGCCTGTAACGGGCAGGACGTTTTCGCCCGCCCAGGCCATGACCGAAGTCGTCGTCAGCCACGATATTTGGTCGAGGGCCTTCAGCCGCAGCAGCCAGGCGGTCGGTCAGACGGTTCGACTCAATGGCCGTCCCTACACGGTGGCGGGCGTTATGCCTGCAGACTTCCTCTTTGAAAGCCGCCGCGATATTCAGCCCCAGGGCACGGATGTTTGGCTGCTCCAGAGCCCTTCCGCGCTAATCGCAACTGACCGTTCCTACCGTCTGATCGGTCGGCTCAAAGACGGAGTCGACATCGAGCAGGCCCGTCAGGAGCTTGATCAAGTTCTCTCCAGGATATCTTCGCCCGGGATGTCCCGCTCGGCCTCGCTGATCTCCTTGCACGAACTCGCCACAGCCCACACGCGTGCCTATCTGTGGCCGCTTATCGCGGCGGGAGGCTTCGTGTTCCTGATCGCGGCAGTAAATGCCGTGCTTCTTCTCATGATCCGCTCCCTCGAGCGAGAGCGCGAGTGGGCCATCCGGACGGCTCTGGGCGCCGGACGAGGCCGAGTCCTGCGTGAGTCCCTTGGGGAATCGGCCTTGCTCACCCTGGCGGCGGCGTTGCTTTCGATCCCAGTCTCCTGGGCGGTGTTGGGGATCCTCAAGTCGGTGCTTCCGCCTTTCTCGTCCCGTATCGAGTGGGCTGCAGTCGGCCCTGGGGCCCTACTGTTGGGGACGCTCACCGTAGGACTGGCAGTGGCACCCGGCAGTCTGGTACTGGCATTCAAGTCCTGGCGCCGTGACATGAATTCGGCGCTGAGGCAGGGTATCAGCGGTGGACGTAAGTCTCCACGCCGCCTCAATCACTTGGTGGTGGCTGAAGTCGCCATCGCCGCCGTCTTGCTGGTAGGGGCTGGACTCCTCTTGCGCAGCTTCATCCGGTTGAGCCAATCCGACCCTGGTTTCGAATCTCGCCAAGTGCTGGTAGCCGATATCTATCTCCCCTTGGGTAAGTACTTCAGAGAGGGAGGCGCTGCGGCCGCCGAGTTCTACCAGGCTCTGGTCCGTAGGACCGAAGAACTTAACGGAGTCATAGTGGCTGGAGTCACCTCGTCGGTGCCTCTTCGGCACCGGGATTATCTCCGCAAGCGCTGGCGCTTTAGGCGAGTCGACAACGGCTTCTTCGAGGTCCTCGACATCAAGCTGGTGCGAGGACGCCTGTTCTCGCCGGAGGACGGACCTGATGCCCAGAAAGTAGCGCTTGTCAACCAGCAGCTAGCCCGCACCGAGTTTCAGGGATCCGATCCGATCGGAAGGATCTTCGACGACGACTACATCGTTATAGGTATCGTCGAGGACGTCCGCCACGAGAGGCTCGACCTGGAGCCGGAGGCGGCGGCCTACTTTCACCACCGGCAGTTGCCGGACGAGCGCATGTCCTTGCTGGTTCGCACGCGTGGAGACCCGATGACGTACCTGTCGGCGGTCCACCAGGTCGTGCGCAGCCTGGATGCCGACCAGCCCGTCGCCAATCCCGCGCGTTTGAGCGACCTGCTGGAGGAGTCCGAGGCCTACGGAGCCCGCCGTTTCTTTGCCGGCATTCTAGGACTGTTCTCAGCCTTGGCATTGCTGCTGGCTGCGGCAGGACTCTACACTACGCTGGCCGTGCAGGCCGCGGCCCGTAGGCGGGAGATGGGGGTGCGCCTCGCTCTTGGCGCCACCCGCACCCAGATCCTCCGCCTGCTTTTAAGGGAAGCAGCCGTTCTAACAGGAATAGGTACGGTCATTGGACTCGTGCTCTCGTGGCTCCTGGCCCAACCGTTCGTCGCCTGGCTTTATCGAGTGCCGGCCCAAGATCCGCTGACCATGGCCGCGGTCACTCTTCTCTTGCTAACTGTCGGACTAACCGTGAGCTTCTTGCCAGCTTTCCGCAGCAGCCGGATCAGCCCTGCGAAGGTTCTCCGATGCTGCTAG